A region of Sandaracinaceae bacterium DNA encodes the following proteins:
- a CDS encoding efflux RND transporter periplasmic adaptor subunit has product MNPTHPTKSMKPMSSLVPRTFLAPSSLALVALFALGCGSAQADAPEHGGGEPDAVSVQVAQATEGPVAASYTGTGTVRGLNTATLTSRMMGYVRTLDATVGQRVTRGQLLATLDDADPRAGLLQARAGTLEAEAARVQYAQQADAAEADLRLARTTHERIQALAAERAVPQQRADEAAAALRAAEARFAASQSGMNRASSRIAQSQAMVQSARNALEYTRVRAPFDGVVLARPAQVGDLSAPGMPLYILEQDGGRRVEVALPESMVGTVSVGQAVTVRVEAAERVLTGTVGEVSPLVDPAARAFMVKVDLPADALDGVDPGMFARVLFPRPAEVRLTVPRAAVSARASLDRVFVVNDDVAELRLVTLGAAVDDEVAVLSGLSPGETVVVDAPATLRDRDHVEVRP; this is encoded by the coding sequence ATGAACCCCACGCATCCCACGAAGTCGATGAAGCCCATGTCGTCCCTAGTCCCTCGTACGTTCCTCGCGCCCTCCTCGCTCGCCCTCGTCGCGCTGTTCGCTCTCGGCTGCGGCTCGGCGCAGGCCGACGCGCCCGAGCACGGCGGCGGTGAGCCAGACGCGGTGTCGGTGCAGGTCGCCCAAGCCACGGAGGGTCCGGTCGCGGCCTCCTACACGGGCACGGGCACGGTCCGCGGGCTCAACACCGCCACCCTCACCAGCCGCATGATGGGCTACGTCCGCACGCTCGACGCGACCGTGGGCCAGCGCGTCACGCGCGGACAGCTGCTGGCCACGCTGGACGACGCCGACCCCCGCGCCGGGCTGCTTCAGGCCCGCGCCGGCACGCTCGAGGCCGAAGCCGCGCGCGTGCAGTATGCGCAGCAGGCGGATGCGGCCGAGGCCGACCTCCGGCTGGCGCGCACCACCCACGAGCGCATCCAAGCGCTGGCCGCCGAGCGCGCCGTGCCCCAGCAGCGCGCCGACGAAGCCGCAGCCGCGCTCCGCGCCGCCGAGGCCCGGTTCGCCGCGAGCCAGTCCGGCATGAACCGCGCTTCGTCACGCATCGCCCAGAGCCAGGCCATGGTCCAGAGCGCGCGCAACGCCCTCGAGTACACGCGCGTCCGCGCTCCGTTCGACGGGGTGGTGCTCGCCCGCCCAGCGCAGGTGGGCGACCTGAGCGCCCCCGGCATGCCCCTCTACATCCTGGAGCAAGACGGCGGACGGCGCGTCGAGGTGGCCCTCCCCGAGTCGATGGTGGGTACGGTCTCCGTGGGTCAGGCCGTCACCGTGCGCGTGGAGGCCGCCGAACGTGTCCTGACGGGCACCGTCGGCGAGGTATCGCCGCTGGTCGACCCCGCCGCGCGCGCGTTCATGGTCAAGGTGGACCTGCCCGCGGACGCGCTCGACGGCGTCGACCCGGGGATGTTCGCCCGTGTGCTGTTCCCGCGGCCCGCCGAGGTGCGGCTGACCGTGCCCCGCGCCGCCGTCTCCGCGCGGGCGTCCCTCGACCGCGTGTTCGTGGTGAACGACGACGTCGCCGAGCTGCGCCTGGTGACCCTGGGTGCAGCCGTGGACGACGAGGTGGCGGTGCTGTCCGGCCTGTCGCCAGGTGAGACGGTGGTCGTGGATGCCCCCGCGACGCTGCGTGACCGTGACCATGTGGAGGTGCGCCCATGA
- a CDS encoding formylglycine-generating enzyme family protein, producing MLGLVGSVALASAAQTAGTPLVPVAEAVLFPFYGRGTATEAVLVPAFEIERTPVTNAQFLAFVRSAPRWQRGTTPLLFADESYLAHWGGPLDLGDADPRQPVTHVSWFAARAYCSSLGRRLPSEHEWELVAQADETRLDASRDPAFVARILAWYGTPRGTLARVGAAPANRHGVHDMHGLVWEWVLDFNAAMVDSDNRERGDGESSQFCGGGSVSARDAADYAAFMRYAFRSSLRASYTVPNLGFRCAR from the coding sequence ATGCTCGGGCTCGTCGGCAGCGTCGCGCTCGCCAGCGCCGCTCAGACAGCCGGAACGCCGCTGGTGCCCGTCGCCGAGGCCGTGCTCTTCCCCTTCTACGGCCGCGGGACAGCCACCGAGGCGGTCTTGGTGCCCGCCTTCGAGATCGAGCGGACGCCAGTCACAAACGCCCAGTTCCTCGCCTTCGTGCGGAGCGCGCCGCGCTGGCAGCGAGGCACCACGCCGCTGCTCTTCGCGGACGAGAGCTACCTCGCGCACTGGGGTGGGCCACTCGACCTCGGGGACGCCGATCCGCGCCAGCCGGTCACGCACGTCTCGTGGTTCGCCGCCCGCGCTTACTGTTCGTCGCTCGGGCGACGGCTGCCCAGCGAGCACGAGTGGGAGCTGGTGGCCCAGGCGGACGAGACGCGCCTCGACGCGAGCCGTGACCCCGCCTTCGTGGCCCGCATCCTCGCCTGGTACGGCACCCCGCGCGGCACCCTGGCGCGCGTGGGCGCGGCACCCGCCAACCGTCACGGCGTGCACGACATGCACGGCCTCGTGTGGGAGTGGGTGCTCGACTTCAACGCCGCCATGGTGGACTCCGACAACCGCGAGCGCGGTGACGGAGAGAGCTCGCAGTTCTGCGGTGGCGGCAGCGTCTCGGCGCGCGACGCCGCCGACTATGCCGCGTTCATGCGCTACGCGTTTCGCTCCAGCCTGCGCGCGTCTTACACGGTCCCGAACCTGGGCTTCCGGTGCGCGCGATGA
- a CDS encoding efflux RND transporter permease subunit, with translation MSSEQPKSGMAGRLAGAFIGNKLTPVLIVSAVALGAFAVQLLPREEEPQIKVPMVDIFIGMPGATAREVEQRVSSPVERLVQEVPEVEYVYSTSSPGQSLVIARFRVGASEEDAILRVRDHLAAHADRLPSEATAPLIRPRFIDDVPVLAVTLFSERYDSAQLRRVADELRAELKQVPDVTEVQVIGGEAREVRVLIDPERLGARGLSPLAITQALASQNARMPAGSVAEGGRELLIETGAALENADQVRSVVVGAWEGRPVYLRDVAEVVDGGAEPASYVRFGAGAAAEHDEVAARAGESEWPAVTLAIAKREGTNAVAVVSAVMARLETLRGTLVPSDVQLSITRDYGESAAEKSDELLLHMGVAVVGVALLILIALGRREALIVMLAIPATLALTLTVFYLYGYTLNRITLFALIFSIGILVDDAIVVVENIARHYHLPENQGRPLLEVAVRATDEVGNPTILATMTVIAAILPMAFVGGLMGPYMRPIPVGAAAAMVFSLIVAFAVTPWASVRLLKRRDAGHAGEGEHGGGHGHDAPEGASTRAYRRFVGFLIRSRRARWTFLIGIQVLLLGSLALVAVGWVKVKMLPFDNKSEFQVMVDMPEGTTLEETARVTRALADVVRQRPEVVSYQSYVGTSGPITFNGLVRHYYLRQGSHMADIVVNLVPKHDRDTQSHDIARALREELLPVAARFGATLQVTEVPPGPPVLQTLVAEVYGPNYERQIELAGQIRDAMTALDGVVDVDVFMETAQAERRFVVDDEKAALHGVSEAQIARTLRLAVSGEQVGRLHDERMPSDVPIRVQLDRATRSDRDRLLATPIAGADGRVVPLRELVRVEDGVQEHSIYHKNLLPVVYVTGDVAGAIESPVYAMLELGPALDDIALPEGYALTQLTAEQPSDTSRYAVKWDGEWHITYEVFRDLGVAFGVVLLLIYVLVLAWFRSYLVPIVIMSAIPFSLVGILPAHGLLGAFFSATSMIGFIAGAGIVVRNSIILVDFIELRLAEGMALEDAVVDAGAVRFRPMVLTAAAVIVGAGVILFDPIFQGLAIALMAGEVASLLLSRMTVPLLYYSLRSHQEARARVSRGDASCYGDAHGEPEVSGA, from the coding sequence ATGAGCTCCGAGCAGCCCAAGTCCGGCATGGCCGGCCGCCTCGCCGGCGCGTTCATCGGCAACAAGCTGACCCCGGTGCTCATCGTCAGCGCCGTCGCGCTCGGCGCCTTCGCCGTGCAGCTGCTCCCGCGCGAGGAGGAGCCACAGATCAAGGTCCCGATGGTGGACATCTTCATCGGCATGCCGGGCGCCACCGCCCGCGAGGTGGAGCAGCGCGTCTCGTCCCCCGTCGAGCGCCTGGTGCAAGAGGTGCCGGAGGTGGAGTACGTCTACTCCACCTCGAGCCCCGGTCAGAGCCTGGTCATCGCGCGCTTCCGCGTCGGGGCCAGCGAGGAGGACGCCATCCTGCGCGTGCGCGACCACCTCGCGGCGCACGCCGACCGACTGCCCAGCGAGGCCACTGCGCCCCTCATCCGGCCACGCTTCATCGACGACGTGCCCGTGCTGGCCGTCACGCTGTTCAGCGAGCGCTACGACAGCGCCCAGCTGCGCCGCGTGGCGGACGAGCTGCGCGCCGAGCTGAAGCAGGTCCCGGACGTGACGGAAGTGCAGGTCATCGGTGGCGAGGCGCGCGAGGTACGCGTGCTGATCGACCCCGAGCGCCTCGGCGCGCGCGGCCTGTCGCCGCTCGCCATCACGCAGGCGCTCGCATCGCAGAACGCGCGCATGCCGGCGGGGTCCGTCGCCGAGGGCGGGCGCGAGCTGCTGATCGAGACGGGCGCGGCGCTCGAGAACGCAGACCAGGTGCGCAGCGTCGTCGTCGGCGCCTGGGAGGGACGCCCCGTGTACCTGCGCGACGTGGCCGAGGTCGTGGACGGCGGGGCCGAACCTGCCTCGTACGTGCGCTTCGGCGCAGGCGCTGCGGCCGAGCACGACGAAGTAGCCGCCCGCGCAGGAGAGAGTGAGTGGCCCGCCGTGACCCTCGCCATTGCCAAGCGCGAGGGCACGAACGCGGTCGCGGTGGTGAGCGCCGTGATGGCGCGCCTCGAGACCCTGCGCGGCACGCTGGTCCCCAGCGACGTGCAGTTGAGCATCACCCGCGACTACGGCGAGTCCGCCGCCGAGAAGAGCGACGAGCTGCTGCTGCACATGGGGGTCGCCGTGGTCGGCGTGGCCCTCTTGATCCTCATCGCGCTGGGCCGACGCGAGGCGCTGATCGTGATGCTGGCCATCCCCGCCACCCTCGCGCTCACGCTGACCGTCTTCTACCTCTACGGCTACACGCTCAACCGCATCACGCTGTTCGCGCTGATCTTCAGCATCGGCATCTTGGTGGACGACGCCATCGTGGTGGTCGAGAACATCGCGCGCCACTACCACCTGCCCGAGAACCAGGGACGCCCGCTGCTCGAGGTGGCGGTGCGCGCCACGGACGAGGTGGGCAACCCCACCATCCTCGCGACCATGACGGTCATCGCGGCCATCCTGCCGATGGCGTTCGTGGGCGGCCTGATGGGGCCCTACATGCGCCCCATCCCAGTCGGCGCGGCGGCCGCCATGGTGTTCTCGCTGATCGTGGCCTTCGCGGTCACCCCTTGGGCCTCGGTGCGCCTCCTGAAGCGCCGCGACGCGGGTCACGCCGGCGAGGGGGAGCACGGCGGCGGGCACGGGCACGACGCCCCCGAGGGCGCCTCGACACGCGCGTATCGCCGCTTCGTCGGGTTCCTGATCCGCAGCCGACGCGCGCGCTGGACCTTCCTGATCGGCATCCAGGTGCTCCTGCTGGGCAGCCTGGCGCTGGTCGCGGTGGGCTGGGTGAAGGTCAAGATGCTGCCCTTCGACAACAAGAGCGAGTTCCAGGTGATGGTGGACATGCCCGAGGGCACCACCCTGGAGGAGACCGCCCGCGTCACTCGCGCCCTCGCGGACGTGGTGCGGCAGCGCCCCGAGGTGGTCAGCTACCAGAGCTACGTCGGCACGTCGGGCCCCATCACCTTCAACGGCCTGGTGCGCCACTACTACCTGCGCCAGGGCAGCCACATGGCGGACATCGTCGTGAACCTGGTGCCCAAGCACGACCGCGACACCCAGAGCCACGACATCGCGCGGGCGCTGCGCGAGGAGCTGCTGCCGGTGGCTGCGCGCTTCGGTGCGACCCTGCAGGTGACCGAGGTGCCCCCCGGGCCTCCGGTGCTGCAGACGCTCGTGGCCGAGGTCTACGGGCCCAACTACGAGCGGCAGATCGAGCTCGCCGGACAGATCCGTGACGCGATGACCGCGCTCGACGGCGTGGTGGACGTGGACGTGTTCATGGAGACCGCCCAAGCCGAGCGCCGCTTCGTGGTCGACGACGAGAAGGCTGCGCTGCACGGCGTGAGCGAGGCGCAGATCGCACGGACGCTACGCCTGGCCGTGTCGGGCGAACAGGTGGGACGCCTGCACGACGAGCGCATGCCGAGCGACGTGCCCATCCGCGTGCAGCTCGACCGCGCGACGCGCTCGGACCGTGACCGCCTGCTGGCCACACCCATCGCGGGGGCCGACGGACGCGTGGTGCCCCTGCGCGAGCTCGTGCGCGTGGAGGACGGCGTCCAGGAGCACAGCATCTACCACAAGAACCTGCTGCCCGTGGTCTACGTGACGGGCGACGTGGCTGGGGCCATCGAGAGCCCCGTGTACGCCATGCTCGAGCTCGGGCCGGCGCTCGACGACATCGCGCTGCCCGAAGGGTACGCGTTGACGCAGCTGACCGCCGAGCAGCCCAGCGACACCAGCCGCTACGCGGTGAAGTGGGACGGCGAGTGGCACATCACGTACGAGGTCTTCCGCGACCTGGGCGTGGCCTTCGGGGTCGTGCTGCTGCTCATCTACGTGCTCGTGCTCGCGTGGTTCCGCTCGTACCTGGTGCCCATCGTGATCATGTCGGCCATCCCGTTCTCGCTGGTGGGCATCCTCCCGGCGCACGGGCTGCTCGGCGCGTTCTTCTCGGCCACGTCCATGATCGGCTTCATCGCGGGCGCGGGCATCGTGGTGCGCAACTCCATCATCCTGGTGGACTTCATCGAGCTGCGCTTGGCCGAGGGCATGGCGCTCGAGGACGCGGTCGTGGACGCGGGGGCGGTGCGCTTCCGGCCGATGGTGCTGACCGCGGCGGCGGTCATCGTGGGCGCCGGCGTGATCCTGTTCGACCCCATCTTCCAAGGTCTCGCCATCGCGCTCATGGCGGGCGAGGTGGCCTCGCTGCTGCTCTCGCGCATGACCGTGCCGCTGCTCTACTACTCCCTGCGCAGCCACCAGGAGGCGCGGGCGCGCGTTTCGCGTGGGGACGCCAGCTGCTACGGTGACGCCCATGGTGAACCGGAAGTCAGCGGCGCGTAG
- a CDS encoding SCO family protein, whose translation MTKMNPAVLLLLLAGCGGHESEHTGHDDHEAHPAPAASGEGEPSGHAAHEHTALAAIEGMDRRATLHDLDVAFADSSGASVRLRDLSGAPALITMFYGSCTTICPLILTDLARVTEEVGDPSLRVVAATFDPERDTAERLGAITRERGLDPVRFRLVRGDEEGTRDLAMALGIQYRRLPSGEFAHSALITLIDAEGHVVTRHEGVGQPLHTIIAQARALAPAPAPTAGANTITP comes from the coding sequence ATGACCAAGATGAACCCTGCAGTCCTGCTCCTCCTGCTCGCCGGGTGTGGCGGCCACGAGAGCGAGCACACCGGTCATGACGACCACGAGGCGCATCCCGCTCCAGCGGCCAGCGGAGAGGGTGAACCGAGCGGACACGCCGCGCACGAGCACACGGCGCTGGCCGCCATCGAGGGAATGGACCGTCGAGCGACGCTGCACGACCTCGACGTGGCGTTCGCTGACTCCTCGGGCGCGAGCGTGCGCCTCCGGGACCTGAGCGGGGCGCCTGCGCTCATCACCATGTTCTACGGGAGCTGCACCACGATCTGTCCGCTGATCCTCACGGATCTCGCCCGCGTCACGGAAGAAGTCGGCGATCCGAGCCTCCGCGTGGTGGCCGCCACCTTCGACCCCGAGCGCGACACGGCCGAGCGCCTGGGCGCCATCACGCGCGAGCGCGGCCTCGACCCTGTGCGCTTCCGCCTGGTGCGGGGCGACGAAGAGGGCACGCGAGATCTCGCGATGGCGCTCGGCATTCAGTACCGTCGGCTGCCCAGCGGCGAGTTCGCCCACAGCGCCCTCATCACCCTGATTGATGCGGAAGGTCACGTCGTGACCCGCCACGAAGGCGTTGGGCAGCCGCTGCACACCATCATCGCGCAAGCGCGCGCGCTCGCCCCGGCTCCAGCACCAACGGCTGGCGCCAACACCATCACACCTTGA
- a CDS encoding rhodanese-like domain-containing protein — protein MSWFTRTPSPSNDRARQLVADGALLLDVRTPAEFAEGHVEGALNIPVQELGARMGEIRGRSNVVVYCKSGGRSCAAAGMLEKAGHHVLDVGAMRNY, from the coding sequence ATGTCCTGGTTCACCCGCACCCCCTCCCCCTCCAACGACCGTGCCCGACAGCTGGTCGCCGACGGCGCGCTGCTGCTCGACGTGCGCACCCCCGCCGAGTTCGCCGAGGGGCACGTCGAGGGCGCTCTCAACATCCCGGTCCAGGAGCTGGGCGCGCGGATGGGCGAGATCCGCGGCCGGTCGAACGTAGTGGTCTACTGCAAGAGCGGTGGGCGCAGCTGCGCCGCAGCGGGGATGCTGGAGAAGGCGGGGCACCACGTGCTCGACGTCGGCGCCATGCGCAACTACTGA
- a CDS encoding RNA polymerase sigma factor, translated as MVNRKSAARSDEALIERAKSGDGAAMQALLTELSPSVRRFGQQLCRHEADAMDVMQDTLLAVASHLGDFEQRAALSSWVFALARSACNRRRRGLKNQPHLPESSVAHQADDGATPEERLEAAQVGRAIGRALCGLPDAQREVIVMRDLLGLSAAETAERLGITVPALKSRLHRARTALRVTFEALPPAGDDEPWDCARLP; from the coding sequence ATGGTGAACCGGAAGTCAGCGGCGCGTAGCGACGAGGCGCTCATCGAGCGGGCCAAGAGCGGAGACGGCGCGGCGATGCAGGCACTCCTCACCGAGCTGAGCCCCTCGGTGAGGCGCTTCGGCCAGCAGCTGTGTCGGCACGAAGCCGACGCCATGGACGTCATGCAGGACACGCTGCTGGCCGTGGCCTCGCACCTGGGCGACTTCGAGCAGCGCGCGGCGCTCTCCAGCTGGGTGTTCGCGCTGGCGCGGAGCGCGTGCAACCGTCGTCGCCGGGGACTGAAGAATCAGCCCCACCTGCCGGAGAGCTCGGTGGCGCACCAGGCGGACGACGGGGCGACCCCGGAAGAGCGGCTGGAGGCCGCGCAGGTGGGCCGCGCCATCGGACGCGCGCTGTGCGGTCTGCCCGACGCCCAGCGCGAGGTCATCGTGATGCGCGACCTGTTGGGCCTGAGCGCCGCCGAGACTGCCGAGCGGCTGGGCATCACCGTGCCCGCCCTGAAGAGCCGGCTGCACCGCGCGCGGACGGCGCTGCGCGTGACGTTCGAGGCGCTCCCTCCCGCAGGGGACGACGAACCGTGGGACTGCGCGCGGCTGCCGTGA